From bacterium, a single genomic window includes:
- a CDS encoding cold-shock protein, with amino-acid sequence MAGGTVKWFSAEKGYGFITPEEGTKDLFVHFSAIQGEGYKTLNEGDKVEYEETSGQKGPQAANVRVVR; translated from the coding sequence ATGGCAGGAGGGACAGTGAAGTGGTTCAGCGCCGAGAAGGGGTACGGCTTCATCACCCCCGAGGAAGGCACCAAGGATTTGTTCGTGCACTTCAGCGCAATTCAGGGTGAGGGGTACAAGACACTGAACGAAGGCGACAAGGTGGAGTACGAGGAGACCTCCGGGCAGAAGGGCCCGCAGGCCGCAAACGTGCGAGTGGTTCGCTAA